Proteins co-encoded in one Apodemus sylvaticus chromosome 6, mApoSyl1.1, whole genome shotgun sequence genomic window:
- the LOC127687593 gene encoding uncharacterized protein C2orf16-like, whose protein sequence is MKSEPQGQSTKCSDFTPETTSQNMKLKLTPRSPMKSKPISTKIQRVKLDVKPGPQSQNIKSDSILKTKPQEMEMEDCESGPQLQDLKSLRTIMGVKVQDVKSMSFSPRTHVESMPSEVITEKNVLGMKPAEMSLRGETPVVTPRKLLLSTQSIGLDSGFNLQDLKYPELIMGMKLQGIDSMEGHVRSIKPSEVITGIQDVESSELSPSPDLQGIKFKVFYPGSHLEDVNSACTPNIHSQYIDSSGYIPGPYLQDMNSSVWIPQSNIQCINSECNPGIHSDGMNSSSCFSGSKLQCLCSTGSTPESHLQDINSTEFIPEPSPQYANSSACTPGSKCQCADSSACIPGPSPQCADSSACTPRSNAQCADSSAFTPENPELHSQAGNSSVYTLGQNHLCENSNRYNLGPLFQGMNFSSFPPPQILCVNPVWCNTRIHLKDINSSACTLSQQSQSVNSIGYNPGAHLQAPKPQEQHLKDLVSELNPGSSNLGVSPSQDMNSSNLMLGAKFQKIPVCKNQLGSRQQSTQPIFTLRPQSNGVNSVVLPTSPPEDRKFPERSTHTPFCTNAVKLTPGSDQNDMRRSRVFLKEPLSQNVQAIHLKPASQSQSVRSSKEPMIVLPPQSTRKLLAGPSLTSVKFSDLPLKSEQKNRKSLAFPSEPKWQGVKQVKLSSVCLQEIGKSVELPPKSIFQNVKPGNLMPQTIHPLTESMRPERQVEDFAEMSMKPRCQVPKSVHFTSPPVSQDVGSLEFTNGEVNKSREMTGKSMRLSSKPTDNILESLEMPLKLDLQVPELFDLTPTLSDHDLKSSEPNLQKSYQLPEPPELHSWSWPQFQDFKKLQTKEGTESDRMTLSFKNHVADTIEFTCEARQQGEEFRMTPKAINREIEFIENSPRPCPQDLGPLGVGSKERSQREQSVITTRPFCPIPDSTSGITPGPGPQIPKSKNLASMEWLHKESFDLAGKDKSQVVGKRDSVELTFGTQQSGWVAAKLTKPQNLSLENISITPTESLDEMINVVGISVKPGDQVTESVKTQLSVPHSVALPKVCEFVEVISRPTLQVAKSVMIPESIPQMSKYNDLTSRTHDVISSKFPPSLQLQNVQSKKVVIEPKHQALETKQRPGFPLIKTVVTAKPLIQIVKSEEVAPGPCPQAVEPIGLGMRPSIRVKECLNLHPRPHLQDLVKPMELTQRADIQVTSAELISQQTSPLKEPIVSTHEQRLQAVKSLGLKTKSSKIKKMKDSNQGSVCQNKDSGMIAPAKLDAENSLSRSIHSPSIPCPSIVDRTTELGHSQGSGVPEVSRAFGMENIGVGSLQSSKSYTDNTMKKSSVLPLVLQNLPSDKTGDSKGTRYPDIWSMNVLSKEESGKKKMEEFQRYSSYPFRLLSQEFQAGLVARRSTIHSFLGIQQNVWESHVCRQRLPRKYLSSMLMLGNVLGTTMERKPCSQPFSIERSTMDSCQSIENLFGVPAELMEFSQSLLERVPRTMSQTSVDKKYIQRHILFHSNEKKMPLKMWTRGSTSSIIQRFSGTRLGVRKPSSKPHDIFQEATEHVSVSCTGTWFPDLMRSEILYTREDSVSREQSKISPCAPSRTFESQHSLKTSSLSQSNTDNSEHLLRELKLKIAGKLIRSQIPHNVPPPLDSGLVLKYPICLECGRCSGLNCSHKLHSAWGPYLLIYPQLHLLNSPEGHGDVQLHLGFKLGYPQKGTASPSHREARFSKLGSKHPGYGSNQDETWIKSSLRKTSVLTDPLKKIVKGPKTQNTRLYKISPRTLRGLSRNRIETPQTSTVSSKTQPKKSSQPKIIQPLVQGLRQAFQAAHRIVTFTGRKLKKMRPDKLCSVNNVCPKQNANDYFMRDSEGARTPAVRLRSTGSSAKQKDTCQGGSERGRQAPQPKPASSLPPRPLQSQKTMVRGRDDSKQATRVPKIMDNVYGDEAPKNQPQQLGFFRERTPCNKPSERSHCLLPQGTHWQNLSKRRHHSPSRRRRSSPSDRTLRSILERIYCNPSQRNSLSPSLRSVSERSQNSVFKWRSHSPSRRSLRNPSRRSPQFHSRSPQIGSRSPGIRSRRSSRNPLRSPHSPSGRSPHRHSVRSPCSPSGRNSHSPSRRSPHRRPCRPLERRHSSPSDRTLRRLLEGIYHTPSQINSLSSSIRSLSDRSHNGLFKGRGHSPSRRRPQSPSGESPSSPLRSPRIPSRRIPHSPSRRSPCRPLERRGCSPSVKKSLHSHFGRSQQSPSSLRCLSTSKKSHLILMRRSQGSPSERSHGDFSERAFSIPSRWKRCSSGDGLYPNITWQ, encoded by the coding sequence ATGAAGTCTGAGCCCCAGGGCCAAAGTACAAAATGTTCTGACTTCACACCTGAAACAACATcccaaaatatgaaattaaaactaACTCCCAGGTCACCGATGAAAAGTAAACCAATTTCGACCAAAATTCAAAGGGTCAAGCTAGATGTTAAACCAGGGCCCCAGTCCCAAAATATAAAATCAGATTCAATTCTGAAGACAAAGCCTCAAGAAATGGAGATGGAAGACTGTGAATCAGGCCCACAGTTACAAGATCTTAAATCTTTGAGGACGATCATGGGTGTAAAAGTCCAAGATGTCAAATCTATGAGCTTCAGTCCTAGAACACACGTGGAAAGTATGCCATCTGAAGTCATCACAGAGAAGAATGTCCTTGGTATGAAACCAGCAGAAATGAGCCTACGAGGTGAGACACCCGTGGTCACCCCAAGGAAGTTGCTTTTAAGCACACAGTCTATAGGGCTGGATTCAGGCTTTAATTTGCAAGATTTGAAATATCCTGAGCTGATCATGGGCATGAAACTTCAAGGTATAGACTCTATGGAAGGACACGTGAGAAGTATAAAACCTTCTGAGGTGATTACTGGGATACAAGATGTAGAATCATCTGAGTTGAGCCCTAGTCCAGACCTTCAGGGTATAAAATTTAAGGTGTTCTATCCTGGGTCACACTTGGAAGATGTGAATTCTGCATGTACTCCCAATATACATTCTCAATACATAGATTCCAGTGGGTATATACCTGGGCCATATCTGCAAGATATGAATTCTTCTGTGTGGATTCCACAGTCAAACATTCAGTGTATAAATTCTGAGTGCAATCCTGGAATACATTCAGATGGGATGAATTCTTCCTCTTGCTTTTCGGGATCAAAACTGCAATGCCTATGTTCTACTGGGAGCACCCCTGAGTCACATTTGCAAGACATAAATTCTACTGAATTCATCCCAGAGCCAAGTCCTCAGTatgcaaattcttctgcatgcacccCAGGATCAAAATGTCAGTGtgcagattcttctgcatgcatacCAGGGCCAAGTCCTCAGTGtgcagattcttctgcatgcacccCAAGATCAAATGCTCAGTGTGCAGATTCTTCTGCATTCACCCCAGAGAATCCTGAATTACATTCGCAAGCTGGGAATTCTTCTGTATACACTCTAGGGCAAAACCATCTGTGTGAAAATTCTAATAGGTATAATCTTGGGCCACTTTTTCAAGGTATGaacttttcttcatttccacCACCACAAATTCTGTGTGTAAATCCTGTTTGGTGCAATACTAGAATACATTTGAAAGATataaattcttctgcatgtacTCTAAGTCAACAATCTCAGTCTGTAAATTCTATTGGCTACAACCCTGGGGCACATTTACAAGCTCCAAAACCTCAAGAACAgcacttgaaagatttggtgtctgAACTAAATCCAGGGTCAAGCAATTTGGGTGTATCACCTTCTCAAGATATGAATTCATCTAACTTAATGCTAGGGGCAAAGTTTCAAAAGATCCCAGTTTGCAAGAACCAGCTTGGGTCGCGGCAGCAAAGTACACAACCTATATTTACTTTGAGGCCTCAGTCAAATGGTGTGAATTCTGTGGTTTTACCTACGTCGCCTCCGGAAGATAGAAAGTTTCCAgagaggagcacacacacacccttttgtACAAATGCTGTAAAACTGACTCCTGGCAGTGATCAGAATGACATGAGAAGAAGTAGGGTATTTTTGAAAGAACCTCTTTCTCAAAATGTTCAAGCCATACATTTGAAGCCAGCATCACAGTCTCAAAGTGTGCGGTCTTCAAAAGAACCAATGATAGTATTGCCACCACAGTCCACCAGGAAGCTCTTAGCAGGACCATCACTGACCAGTGTCAAATTCTCAGATTTGCCACTGAAATCAgagcagaaaaatagaaaatctttGGCATTTCCTTCAGAGCCAAAGTGGCAAGGTGTAAAACAGGTGAAATTGTCATCAGTGTGTCTGCAGGAAATTGGAAAATCTGTGGAGTTACCACCAAAATCAATTTTTCAAAACGTGAAACCTGGGAACCTTATGCCCCAGACAATTCATCCCCTCACAGAATCCATGAGACCAGAGAGACAGGTGGAGGACTTTGCAGAGATGAGCATGAAGCCTAGGTGTCAAGTCCCTAAATCGGTGCATTTTACTTCACCACCAGTTTCCCAAGATGTGGGATCtttagaatttacaaatggggaggtaaataaaagcagagaaatgacagggaagtCTATGAGGTTGAGCTCCAAACCAACAGATAACATCCTAGAATCGTTAGAGATGCCCCTGaagctagatcttcaagtaccAGAATTGTTTGATCTGACTCCAACACTAAGTGATCATGATTTAAAATCCTCAGAGCCAAATCTACAGAAAAGCTACCAGCTCCCAGAACCTCCTGAGTTACATTCTTGGTCGTGGCCTCAATTTCAAGATTTCAAGAAGTTACAGACAAAAGAGGGTACAGAATCTGATAGAATGACCCTCAGCTTCAAGAACCATGTTGCAGACACCATAGAGTTTACTTGTGAAGCAAGACAGCAAGGGGAAGAATTTAGAATGACTCCAAAGGCGATAAATAGAGAGATTGAATTCATAGAAAACTCTCCAAGGCCATGTCCTCAAGACTTAGGACCTCTGGGGGTGGGCTCTAAGGAAAGATCTCAAAGGGAACAATCTGTAATAACAACAAGGCCATTCTGTCCCATCCCAGATTCCACTTCAGGAATAACACCAGGGCCAGGACCTCAGATTCCCAAATCTAAAAATTTGGCCTCTATGGAGTGGTTGCACAAAGAATCCTTTGACTTGGCAGGCAAGGATAAGAGTCAAGTTGTGGGAAAGAGAGACTCTGTAGAGCTCACCTTTGGTACACAGCAGTCAGGATGGGTAGCGGCTAAGCTAACAAAACCTCAGAATCTGAGCCTGGAAAATATAAGCATCACTCCAACAGAATCACTGGATGAAATGATAAACGTTGTAGGAATTAGTGTAAAGCCAGGAGATCAAGTAACAGAATCTGTGAAGACACAGCTTTCAGTTCCTCACTCAGTGGCCCTCCCAAAAGTGTGTGAATTTGTGGAAGTGATCTCCAGACCAACACTTCAAGTTGCAAAGTCTGTGATGATTCCAGAAAGTATCCCTCAAATGTCAAAATACAATGATTTGACTTCCAGAACACATGATGTGATAAGTTCAAAATTTCCTCCAAGCCTTCAGCTACAAAATGTGCAATCCAAAAAAGTAGTCATAGAGCCAAAACATCAggctttagaaacaaaacaacggCCAGGCTTTCCACTAATAAAGACTGTAGTAACTGCCAAACCATTGATTCAGATCGTAAAATCTGAAGAAGTGGCACCAGGACCATGTCCCCAGGCTGTAGAACCAATAGGACTGGGCATGAGACCAAGCATTAGAGTAAAGGAGTGTTTGAATTTACACCCAAGACCACATCTTCAAGACCTGGTAAAACCTATGGAGTTAACTCAAAGGGCAGATATTCAAGTGACTTCTGCAGAATTAATATCTCAGCAAACATCTCCCCTTAAGGAACCTATAGTGTCAACTCATGAGCAAAGGCTTCAGGCTGTAAAATCTCtaggtctcaaaacaaaatcttctaaaataaagaaaatgaaagattcGAATCAAGGATCAGTGTGTCAGAATAAAGACTCTGGCATGATCGCACCAGCAAAGTTAGATGCAGAGAATTCCTTATCTAGATCCATACACAGCCCTTCAATCCCATGTCCTTCTATCGTTGACAGAACAACTGAATTAGGGCACAGCCAGGGTTCTGGGGTGCCCGAAGTTTCCAGAGCTTTTGGTATGGAAAACATTGGTGTTGGTAGTTTGCAGTCTTCAAAGTCCTATACAGACAATACTatgaaaaaatcatcagttcttcCTTTGGTCCTTCAAAATCTACCCTCTGATAAGACAGGGGACAGCAAGGGAACCAGGTATCCTGATATCTGGAGCATGAATGTCTTATCCAAGgaagaaagtggaaagaagaaaatggaggaattCCAGAGGTATTCTTCATACCCATTCAGATTACTATCCCAGGAGTTTCAGGCAGGATTAGTGGCTCGAAGAAGCACTATCCATTCTTTCCTGGGCATACAGCAGAATGTCTGGGAAAGCCATGTCTGTAGGCAGAGACTACCTAGAAAATACCTCTCCAGTATGCTAATGCTGGGGAATGTCCTGGGAACCACTATGGAAAGGAAGCCTTGTTCTCAACCCTTTTCAATAGAAAGATCCACTATGGACAGTTGTCAATCCATCGAAAATTTATTTGGGGTTCCAGCTGAACTGATGGAATTTTCCCAAAGCCTGCTAGAGAGGGTTCCAAGGACCATGTCTCAGACGTCAGTGGATAAAAAGTACATACAGagacatattttatttcacaGTAATGAGAAGAAAATGCCGCTGAAGATGTGGACCCGCGGCTCCACATCTTCCATAATACAGAGATTCTCTGGCACAAGATTGGGAGTAAGGAAACCAAGCTCAAAACCCCACGATATTTTCCAGGAAGCCACTGAGCATGTGTCCGTCTCATGTACCGGGACCTGGTTTCCTGACTTGATGAGATCAGAGATACTTTACACTAGGGAAGATTCTGTTTCCAGGGAGCAGAGTAAAATCTCACCATGTGCACCGAGTAGGACTTTTGAGTCTCAGCATTCCCTCaagacaagttctctctcccagtcAAACACCGATAACTCAGAACATCTTCTAAGAGAACTCAAGTTAAAAATAGCAGGAAAACTCATAAGAAGTCAAATACCCCACAATGTCCCTCCGCCTCTAGATTCAGGTCTTGTCCTAAAGTATCCAATATGCTTAGAATGTGGCCGATGTTCAGGCCTTAATTGCTCTCATAAGTTACATTCTGCTTGGGGGCCGTACCTTCTCATCTACCCACAGCTCCACCTTTTAAACAGCCCTGAAGGCCATGGTGATGTTCAATTGCATCTTGGATTTAAATTAGGGTATCCACAGAAAGGTACTGCATCACCATCACATAGAGAAGCTAGATTCTCTAAGCTGGGTTCCAAGCATCCTGGCTATGGAAGCAATCAGGATGAAACATGGATTAAATCAAGCCTCAGAAAGACCTCTGTCTTGACAGATCCTTTGAAGAAAATTGTCAAGGGacctaaaacacaaaacacaaggcTATACAAAATCAGTCCTAGAACACTGAGGGGTCTGTCAAGAAACAGAATTGAAACCCCCCAAACAAGCACTGTTTCTTCCAAGACACAACCTAAGAAATCCTCTCAGCCCAAAATCATCCAACCACTTGTTCAAGGCCTAAGGCAGGCATTCCAAGCAGCACATAGAATTGTGACTTTTACGGGCcggaaattaaagaagatgaggCCAGACAAGTTGTGTTCAGTCAACAACGTGTGCCCCAAACAAAATGCCAATGATTACTTCATGAGAGATAGCGAAGGAGCGAGGACACCAGCTGTCAGGCTCAGGTCAACAGGCTCAAGCGCTAAGCAAAAGGACACATGTCAGGGAGGAAGTGAGCGTGGTAGACAAGCTCCACAGCCCAAACCAGCGAGCTCTCTCCCACCCAGACCCTTGCAATCGCAGAAGACCATGGTTCGTGGAAGAGATGACTCTAAACAAGCTACTCGAGTCCCCAAAATAATGGACAATGTCTACGGTGATGAAGCACCAAAAAATCAACCACAGCAACTCGGCTTCTTCAGGGAGAGAACCCCATGTAATAAGCCGTCTGAAAGAAGCCATTGCCTGCTTCCTCAGGGAACTCATTGGCAAAATCTCTCTAAGAGGAGACATCACAGTCCTTCTCGGAGAAGGCGTAGCAGTCCCTCTGACAGAACCCTTAGAAGTATTTTGGAGAGGATATATTGCAATCCCTCCCAGAGAAACAGTCTCAGCCCCTCCTTAAGAAGTGTATCTGAGAGAAGCCAAAACAGTGTATTTAAGTGGAGAAGCCACAGCCCCTCCAGGAGGAGCCTTCGAAATCCCTCAAGGAGGAGCCCTCAATTTCACTCAAGGAGCCCTCAAATTGGTTCAAGGAGCCCTGGAATTCGCTCAAGGAGGAGCTCTCGCAATCCATTGAGAAGTCCTCATAGTCCCTCAGGGAGGAGCCCTCACAGGCACTCAGTCAGAAGTCCCTGCAGTCCTTCAGGAAGAAACAGTCACAGTCCTTCAAGGAGGAGCCCCCATAGGCGCCCTTGTAGACCTCTAGAGAGGAGGCATAGCAGTCCCTCTGACAGAACCCTTAGACGTCTTTTGGAGGGGATTTATCACACTCCCTCCCAGATCAATAGTCTTAGCTCCTCCATAAGAAGTCTGTCTGACAGAAGCCATAACGGTCTATTTAAGGGGAGAGGCCACAGTCCCTCCAGGAGGAGGCCTCAAAGTCCTTCAGGGGAAAGCCCTAGCAGTCCCTTAAGAAGTCCTCGCATTCCCTCAAGGAGAATCCCTCACAGTCCCTCAAGGAGGAGCCCTTGCAGACCTCTAGAGAGAAGAGGATGCAGTCCCTCTGTGAAGAAGAGTCTACACAGTCATTTTGGGAGGAGCCAACAGAGTCCCTCTTCTCTGAGATGCCTCAGTACCTCAAAAAAGAGCCATCTCATTCTCATGCGAAGGTCACAGGGCAGTCCTTCAGAAAGGAGCCATGGTGATTTCTCTGAAAGAGCTTTTTCCATTCCCTCTCGCTGGAAGAGATGTAGTTCCGGTGATGGACTCTACCCCAacattacctggcaatag